A region of Flavobacterium album DNA encodes the following proteins:
- a CDS encoding universal stress protein: protein MKKILVPTDFSDHAEYALKVAAQIARKNNGEIYILHMLELPHLASDGIGESNAVGTSSALPEVMFFMQKTRERFEEILSQPYLEGITVVEAIQFEKAFDGIITHSKKHDIDLIVMGSHGASGFHEMFIGSNTEKVVRTSDVPVLVIKKEEGEFNPQKFVFASDFSDEIKKPFEKAVYFANSFGVHMHLVLINTPSDFKSTHAAEKRMHDFASKFSIDNGYTSHVYNDVNVEKGILHFANSVNADLIGMSTHGRHGLSHFFNGSISEDLVNHSVRPVITFRI from the coding sequence ATGAAAAAAATCCTAGTACCTACCGATTTCTCAGACCACGCCGAATATGCCCTGAAAGTAGCTGCTCAAATTGCACGTAAAAATAACGGCGAAATATACATTTTACACATGCTGGAGCTGCCTCACCTCGCAAGCGACGGGATTGGCGAAAGCAACGCAGTAGGCACCAGTTCGGCCCTGCCGGAAGTTATGTTCTTTATGCAAAAGACGCGTGAGCGCTTTGAAGAGATACTTAGCCAGCCCTACCTTGAAGGCATCACGGTGGTTGAGGCGATACAGTTCGAAAAAGCATTTGATGGCATTATAACACACAGTAAAAAACATGATATCGACCTTATAGTGATGGGCTCCCATGGTGCTAGCGGCTTCCACGAAATGTTCATCGGCTCCAACACCGAGAAAGTGGTAAGGACGTCTGACGTACCGGTTTTGGTCATCAAAAAAGAAGAAGGCGAGTTCAACCCGCAGAAATTCGTGTTCGCTTCGGACTTCTCAGACGAAATTAAAAAACCATTTGAAAAAGCAGTTTATTTCGCCAACAGCTTCGGAGTACACATGCACCTGGTACTGATTAATACACCAAGCGATTTCAAATCGACACACGCTGCCGAAAAGAGGATGCACGACTTTGCTTCGAAATTCAGCATAGACAACGGATACACCTCACATGTTTATAATGATGTGAATGTAGAAAAAGGGATACTGCATTTTGCCAACAGCGTAAATGCCGACCTTATAGGAATGTCTACACACGGAAGGCACGGGCTTTCCCACTTCTTTAACGGAAGCATCAGCGAAGACCTTGTAAACCATTCGGTACGCCCGGTAATCACGTTCAGGATATGA